TGAAGTCGTTGCTCTCGATCCGCTTGGCGATATGCGCGAAGGTGTTCTTCGTGATGATAAGCTCACCGACCAGGTTCATGAACGTGTCGAGCTTGTCCTGCTCGATGCGCATCGTCTTGACGTTCTGCACCTTGGGTGTCGCGACCTCGGCCGACGATGCTGTGATGCGATTTGCGCAGGCGGCGTCGTCACGCGTCGACTCGGGGGCGGATGCGGCGCCCCTCTCGGGCGGCACGGATGCGGTCGGAGCCAACTCGGTTTCGGCCGGTGCCAGCGTCGGTCGTGCGACAGCGGGCGGGGCGTCGATCGGATCGAGCGCGCCGCGGGATCTGAGTCGATCGAGCCCCGTGGCCACAGCACCCAGGTATTCGTCGAGCAGCTCGAGAAACTCTTTCTCGAAACCGAGCCGGCCGTCGTGGACGATCTCGAGGATCTCCCCGGCCTTCACCGCCGCCTCAGCAACCGGGGCGCAGCCGACGAACTCGGCCCCCGCTTTCAGCGAGCGGGTGGCCCGCAGGTAGGCTTCGACCACCTTCTTCTGTGTATCACCGGCGAGGATCTTCTGATGGCACGCCTGCATGGCGCTCAGTTGCTGGCCGGCGGAGACGAGAAACACCTGCACCGAGTCGGTGCAGGCGGCAGCGGACGGCGGTGGCGGCGACCCGGCCCGCGCACCAAGCGCGGCGGGCTGTTCGTGCAAGCGCTCGACCAGCCCAGGGCTTGGCCTGGGGGTGGTCATGGGATTGGCACAGGCGGTCTTGAGGTAATCGGCACTCTCAAAGCAGACGTCGAACGTCTTGTCGGTCACCTCGATGGATACATCGTGGCGAAGCACGTCGAGCAGGCTCTCGTAGGCGTGTGCGAAGTCGCGGATTACCTCGAAGCCCAGGTAGTCGGCCGTGCCTTTGATCGTATGGATGCTGCGAAAGATGCAGTTGATGAGTTCGCGGTTTGACCGATCGCGCTCGAGCTTGACGAGTGCCGCTTCCGCCGCTTGGAGGTTCTCGGCGGCCTCGATCCTGAACTCTTCGAGCATCCTGGGCATGGTGTCCTCGAGCGGCGCCGGGTTCGATTGCCCGCTCCCGGACGGTCCGGCAGGGGGCGAGGCCGGGCCGGTTGGAGACGCCGGGCTGCCGACGGACGCGCCGGACGGTGTGCCGTCGAGCACGTGACCGAGCCGACGCATAACGTGTTCGAGCCCCGCCTTGTCCTCTCCAACGAGCAAGTCAATCTGCGCGTCGGTGTTCGCCGAGAGCTCGTTGACAAGCCGCTTGAGCATGTCCGCACTGCTGAGCAACACGTCGATGATCTCGGGCGTCGGCTCGCGCTTGGCGTTACGCAGTTCGTTGAGCAAGGTCTCGAGCTTGTGGCTCAGCTCGGCGATCGCCGTCAGGTTGAAGAAACCGGCAGCTCCCTTGATGCTATGGATGGCCCGGAAGATCGTGTTGATGAGCTCGGGATCGGCCGGCGAGCGTTCGTACTCAAGCAGCTTTTCGTCGACGGTGTCCAGGTGTTCCTGCGACTCGGCGATGAACTCGAGCAGGAGCGTCGGGTCTCCCAAGAAGCCTGGATCGCTTGATGCCACGTGTGAACCTCCCTTGGTGCATGATGCGGCCGGAACGCGCGCCGGAGCCGAAACTAGACCGGGGCGTCGGCCTTCTCGCCGAGAAGCATCCTGACGTTCGTCACCAGTTCGTGCGGTTTGGCCGGCTTGACAATGTAGACGTTCGCCCCGGCCTCGAAACCCCGCTGCTGGTCGCGGGCTTCCTCCTCGGTGCTGATGACAATGATCGGCAGGGACTTCAGGTCGGGTTGCTCTCGGATCTTCTCGATAAGCGCGTAGCCATCCATCCGAGGCATGTTGACGTCTGTCACGACGAGGTCGAATCGGCCGGTGAACAAGCGTTCGAGCGCCGCGTAGCCGTTCGGCGCCCCTTCGCACGTATAACCGGCGTTCTCGAGGATATAACTGTGCAGGCTCATCACGATTCTCGAATCATCGACTATCAGAATTCTGCTTCCCATCCGTCTGTCCTCTACCTTGCAGTGATACAACCCACGTCGTCTTTCACATCGCCTGCTTCGAGTAGCAGAGGAATGTCTCGAGCCGCTCGATCCGGAAGGCGGCCGTGATCCGCCCGACCGATTCGGAATGGCCAAGAAACACGTACCCGCCGGGGTTCAGCGCGTCGTAGAAGTAGCCCAGCGTAAGCCGGCGAGACGAATCATCGAAGTAGATGAGTACGTTGCGGCAAAAGATGACGTCGAAACCGCTCATCCGGCGCATGGCGTGTTTGTCAATCAGGTTGACCTGCTGGAGGCTGACGAGCTTCGTGACCTCGGGGGCGACCTGCCACTTGCCGTCGGAGACCGTGAAGTAACGGGTCAACAGGTCAGGTGGCACGTCCTTGACCGAGCGCGCCTCGTATGTGGCGCGGTGTGCGGTGCGTAAGGCATTGCGGTCGATGTCGGTGCCGAGCACCTCGACGTGCCAGTTCGTCAGGTCGGGGAGTGCCTCCCGGAGGATGATCGCGAGCGTGTACGGCTCCTCGCCCGTCGAGCAGGCCGCGCTCCAGATCCGGAGTGTGCGTGTGCCGGCTTGACGTTTGGCAGCGATGAGTCGAGGGAGCACCTTGGTCGAGAAGCCCTCGAGTTGAGGCACGTTGCGGAAGAAATAGGTTTCGTTCACCGTCAGCTCTTCGATCAGGTTGTGGAGTTCCGCGCGTCCGAGGTCGGCCTCCAGGCGGCGCAGGTACTCCTCGGGGTCGACAATGCGGAGGTCCTGCATCCGCCGTTCCAGCCGCTTCTCGACGAAGTACTGCTTGCTGTCTTCGAAAAACAGCCCGGCGTGGCCGTAGACGATGTCACGAAGCCGTCGAAACACCGGCGGAGGCAGTCCGGCCACGGCCACCGGTTGTGCGAACGGTCGCTTAAGCAAGTCCATTGGCGTCCTCGGTGCACACCGCAGCCCGGCCCACCTCGAGGCAGTAGCGGGCCTCTTCGTTGAGTTCATGTGGGCTGATCGAGGCAAGTGCTTGCCGGGCCTGCTCGCCGCCGATCTCGGCGATTGCACCGATGCAGTTGCACTGCATCCAGCTTTCGCGACACAGGTGGCGCACCAGGAACGGGATCGCTTTCGGATTCCCGAGCCGTCCGAGAGCCTCGGCAGCAGCCGCCGCAACGTTGACGTTGTTGTCGTCAAGGGTTTCCGCGAGTGGAAGGAAAGCATCCTCGCCGCCTATTTCGATCAAGAAACCGAGAATGTCCGAAGCGAACTTGCGCACGTCATGGTTGCTGTCCTTCAGAAGCATGATGATCGCATCGAGATCGGAATCACCGACCTTCTCAAGGACTTCAATCGCGTAGTTGCGCACACGTGCATCGTCCGAGTAGAGCAGGCTGATCGTCTGATGGCACACCTCCGCCCCGCCGATGGCAATGAGCGACTCGACAGCGGCTTCGCACACAGCCCGGGCCGGGTCGCTCAGGGCATGGATCAGCGCAGAAACAACGGATTCGTCGCCATGCTCGGAGAGGTCTTTGGCTGCATGCCGGCGCGCCGTTTCGTCTGCCGATGCAAGTTGCTCGAGCAGCTTATCCTTCATGGTTTGTTCCTCCGGTGCGTGTGTCACCCAAAGCAGACCGATGCCCGCTCAAGTGCTGCCGGCCAGCGCCCGAATGGCTTGTGCCTCGTCCTCGTAGATACGCAGGATCTGGTCCATCTTCGTGACCGACAGGATCCGCTTGAGCACGGGGGATGGGTTGAGGATGACCACCTCACCCTCGCGCATCTTGATTCGTTTGTGCAGCACGATGATGTTGCCGAGCACGAGACTCGGGGCGTGCCCGACCTCGGACATGTCGAGCACAAGACGGGTGTACCCGTCGGCCTGCAGATCGGCGCAGAGCTGCTTGAGCGACTCGATCTGCTCTTTGTCGCCGACCGATAGCGCGGGATCAACGGTGACGACGGCCACGTTGTCCGTCTTCTTCACAGCGTGCATGATGCATCTCCTTGCTGCGCGAAACTTGGCGTTCCTCTAATCCACGAGCGCGACGAGCTGGTCGGCCACACGGTCGGCGGGCAACACGAACTCGACTCCGCCCAGTTGGACGGCTTCGCGCGGCATGCCGTAGACAACAGCCGTCTCCTCCGACTCCGCGATAGTGCGCCCGCCTAGGCGGCGGAGCTTCGCCATCGACTCGGCACCGTCCTTGCCCATCCCGGTGAGCAGAACACCGACTGCATGTGAACCGAAGACGTCGATCACCGACTCCATCATGACGTCCACCGACGGCTTGTGCAGCGTGCCGTATGGTTCCTTGCTGATGCGGATCACCCGCTCCCGCGTGACCGTCATGTGGCTGCCGCCCGGCGCCAGATACGCGCACCCGTTGCTGACGTGGTCGCCGTCCTCGGCTTCCTTGACCGTCAGCGCACTCGACTGGTCCAGGCGCTCGGCAAATGTCCGCGTGAAGCCCTCGGGCATATGCTGCACGATCATCACTGGAGCGCGCAGATCGGCGGGCAGCCGCGGCACAATGCCCATGAGGGTCTGCGGCCCGCCCGTGGAGACCCCGATGGCTACAGCGCGGTTGACCGGCCCCGTCGGCCGCACGGACGCCGTGGGCCATCCTGCTGTGACCGCGACAGGCTTGGGAACCTGAGCGGCCGCCCGGATGCGTCCCTTGGCCAGGTTTTTCAGATCGGCCTTGGCCACCGCTTTCACCTTGGCGATGATCTCTGCGCGGGCGTTCTCGATATCCAGCGAGATCTGCCCGGACGGCTTCGGCACGAAGTCAACGGCCCCAAGGCTGAGCGCGCTGATCGTCACCGCCGCTCCGGCCTGGGTCAGCGAACTGACCATCAGCACGGGGACGGGCTGGTTGCGCATGATCTCGCGGAGCGTCGTGATGCCGTCCATGCCGGGCATCTCAACGTCGAGGGTGACCACATCGGGACGGAGTTGCTCGATCTTCCGGAGCGCGAAGCGCCCGTCCGGCGCCGTGCCAATGACCTCGATCGCCGGGTCGCTCGAGAGCAGTCGGGAGAGAGCCTTCCGCATGAACGACGAGTCGTCCACGATGAGCACTCTAACCGGATCGCCCATACTTCCTCGCATTCCATTGCGGGGTACGACCGCAGGTCCTCTGCCAACTGCCAGCTCTGCGTTTCAGACACAAGGTCGTGGCAGCCGGGGTCCGTAAAGCCCCGGCTGCACACGTGTCTGCCATGCTTCGCACCACGTCCCGCCCAAGTAGCCTGCTCCGACGCACCTGCCGGAGCGGACGGCACTGAACAGAGACGCAGGTCTCGGGACGGCGTCGTCCATGACGGCGGTAGTTGGTGCTCCTGCCTACCTACTTCGTCAGTTCGCCAGCGAGCTGGTCGAGCGCTTGGGCCTCTTTGGACAGGTTCTGGGTCGCCTGTAGCGCCTGGCGTGCACCGGCTTCGGTCTCCTGGGCCACGCTCGAGACGTTCTCGACAGCCTTGGCGATCTGTTGCGCGCCCGTCGACTGCTGCTCCATGGCCACCTTGACCTCCTGGCTGACCCGGTTGATTTGGTCCATGGCCTTGGCCACCTCGCCTGCGCCACGCTGCTGCTCATCCATCGCCGTGGCCACTTCGTGGCTGATCTTGTTCAAGTTGTCCATGGCGCGCGCGATCTCGCGCATCCCACGCATCTGCTCGTCGGTAGCCGAGCCGATCTCCTGCGACATCATCGCGGTTTCCTCGATGGCGCTGACCACTTGAGCGATTATCTCGGCCACCTGATTTGACAGCGTCACGCCATGATCGGCCTTGGCCGTCGAGTCCTTGATGAGCCCAGTGATCTCCTTGGCCGCCTGCGCCGACTGCTCGGCCAGATGCTTCACCTCGTTGGCCACCACGGCAAAGCCACGGCCCGCCTCACCGGCACGCGCCGCTTCGATTGCCGCATTCAGGGCCAACAGGTTGGTCTGATCGGCGATGCCCGTGATCACATCGATGATATCGTTGATCTTCGAGGCGCTCCCGGCTATCGCCTTCATGCCCTCAACGGTGTCGTTCACCGCCTGGCGGCCGTTCTGTGCCATCTGGGTGGCATTGCGCGACAGCTCGCTGGCCTTCTTGGCGCTCTGCGCCACCTGCTCGACACTTTTGCTGAGTTCCTCGACCGAAGCGGTGGTCTCGGCCACGGCGCTCGACTGAGACTCGACGTTCTTGGCCACCTGGCCGATGTTGGCCGTCATCTGCTCGACGGCCGCGGTGGTCTGCGTGACCGACGCCGCCTGCCCCTCGATGTTGCGCGCCACCTCGACGATACTCGAGTTGAGCTCCTGGACGGCTGAGGCCGCTTCGGTCGCCGACGAGGCCAGCTCCTCAGCGCCCCGGCGCGACTGCTCGGCGTTGGCGCTCAGTTCTTCGGCGCCGGTGCTGAGCTGGGCCGAGGTTTGCTGCACCTGCTTCTGCGCGGCCACATCGCGCACGGTGTCGCGGAAGATCTCCATGCAGCCGATCGCCTCGCCCTCCAGGTCTTTGAGCACCGAGCACGACACAATGCCCGGCACTTCTTCGCCCTGGCGTGTGCGCACGCTGACCTTGCGGCCCACGATCGGCTTCTGGGTCGAGAGCACTTCCTTGAACGTGCACTGGGCCGTGCCGCACAGGTCGGTGCGGCACACGTCGGCGCACGTCATCTTGCCCACCACTTCGTCACGCTTGTAGCCGAGCGCCCCGAGCGCCGCCTCGTTGATGTAGGTAATCTTGAGCTGTGTATCCGTGGTGAAGAACGGATCGCTGACACCCTTGATGACCGACTCACCCCGGCCAATCACGCCGTTGAGCATGTCGCTGAGCGCCTGGGCCAACTCGCCAATCTCGTCGCGCGATTGCACCTCGATGCGCTGCTTGAGATCGCCGGCAGCCATCGCTTTGGCCACCTGCGTGATGCGCTTGGCGGGGCCGGCGATGCCACTGGCCACGAAGTAGCCGAGGCCTGTGGCGAGCACCACGACAACGAGACCGATGCCGACGACCCACCATGTCATACGGCCCATGGCTGCCGCCACTTTGAGGCGCGCGTCCTGGAAATCGTCTTCATAGACCCCGGCCCCGATGACCCAGTCCCATGGCTCGAAGTAGGTTACGGCGGCGAGCTTCATACGCGCCGTGTTCTCGCCGACGTTCTTCCACGGATAGCGCTCGAAGACCACTTCACCGTCCCCGGTCTTAAGTCCTCGTTCCACAATCGACTGGATGAAAAGGCGGCCATCGGAATCTTTTGCATCCCAGATGTTTTCGCCGTCTCGCTCACCGCGGTAGGAGATGATGTAGTGGCCCTTCTGGTCGCCTTGGCCACCAAGAACATAGATGTAGCCGGTCTTGCCTACGACGATATCCATGATGCCCTGGCGCAGGCTCTCAACGCTTTCCTGCTTGACGCCAACATAGAGCACACCGACGACGTTCTGCCGGGCGGCGTCCCAGATCGGCTCATAGGCGGTGACGTACCACGCGTTGACCACGTAGGCACGGCCACGGTACGTCTCGCCGCGCAGCACGGCGGAGATGACGGGGTTCGGCGTCCCGTCGGGGTTCGTCCGCGGGATGTAGGTGCCGACGGCGCGCGTGCCGTCGAGCGTTCTGACGTTGGTGGCGACTCGCAGCATGTCACCGTCTCCATTCATCCGTTGGAAGATGGTGCAAGTTCCGCCAACAAGATCCTTGACGTGATCGACCACCGGCACGGACTGATCGAAGCTCGTGCTCTGGCCGAGCCACTGCCCGCCCACGAGCATCTTGGGCAGGGTGATCTGGCGCGCGGTCTTGGCTTTGTCGTACTGGTTGATGACGGACCACGAAGCCGTCTCTTCGGACAATGTGACGTTCCCGGTGCGTTGCAGTGCGTCGCGGCTCACCTCGAGCGCGCTATCGACCTGCTGCTGCACGACCTCGGCGTGGGCGCGACACATCAGGTAGACGTCCCGAGCAATCTTGGATGTCTCGCTTTCCGCGAACTTGTCCAGTTCCTTGCCAACTTCGCGGCCCAGAACCCCCTTCTGCATCACGACGACAGAGACGATCGCCGCCGCCGTCAGCAGCACCAGGCCTATGCCCAGCCCGCTGATCTTCTTCTTGAGATCGAGCTTCATGGCGCGTTGCCCTCCACTGATGGTAGTGTCTTGGTAGATGCGCTCCGGTCGACAACAGCGGCAGGTCTGCTGCACCGGGATCGCCGATCGCTCACGCAACCGTGCCGAGTGTACCGAGCTCTTCGGCGCTCAGGATGCTGTCCAGATCGAGCAGCAGCATGAGCCGCTCGCCGATCTTGCCCACGCCGGTGAGAAACCGCTGGTTGACCCCGGAGCTGATCGTGGCCGGCACTTCGTCAATCGCTTCGGCCGACAGGTTCAGCACTTCGGAAACCGAATCAACGATGACGCCGATGGTGCGCCCGCCGATGTCTACGACGATGATGCGCTGCTGCTTTTCGTCGCCGGCCGGCTCGATGTCGAAGCGCTTCCGCAGGTCGATGATGGGCACCACGGTGCCGCGCAGGTTGATTAGCCCCTCGACGAACGGCGGAGCTTTCGGCACGTGCGTGATCTCGGTGAGACGGTTGATCTCGCGCACCTTGTTGATGTCAACGCCGTATTCCTCGGATCCCAGCGTGAACGTGACAAGCTGCGATTCGCACGCTAAGGTCTGTCCTCTCGTCTGCATGGCACACCGATGCCTCCCTGGTTGATTGCCTGATTAGGGGCGGACCGGGTCTCTCTGGCCGACGACCAGACCTTACGCTAGGCCCTTCGTCCCCGCGCCCTCCGCCCTGGAGGAGGATGCGGAAAAACCGACGGATCGCCAAGCACGCCACGTGCGTCGTGGCGGGTGCGAGACGATCTCCCCGCGGCCGCTCTGTGGAACGCAACAGGCGCAGAGAACCACTGCGGCCAGCGTGCATGCCGTAAGCAGAACGCTTGCCAAACCGCCTGCGGCAGCCTGCCCGGAACACGGCCCACGCCAGGCCTTGGGGGATCGGAACATCTTGCCGCAGCATGCGCCGCCGAGGACTACTTGTGTTGCTCTCCAATGAAGATGGAATCCCAGGACGGAGATGCGACGCCGGTGTTGCGCGCACAACTCGAAGTGCCTAGGATGGGACCCGGTCGTCTATAAGGGCGAAGACGGGCACCGCACAATGAGTGATGACATGCCAGGGAAACGGTCGGTGGTTGGTCTTGTGGCGGCCGCCGGGTCGGGATCTCGTTTCGGACCGGCGCGCGGCGTGCCGAAGCAGTTCCTCGACTTGGGCGGCGAGCCGGTGCTTGTGCGCTCGGTGCGCGCTCTGCTGGCGTGCGAGGCGGTCTCGCGCGTCGTATGCGCCGTAGCAGACGAATGGCTGGACCGCGCATCAGGCATCATCGAAGGCGCGGGCCTGAGCGCGCTGGTGCGGCTCGTCGCGGGCGGAAGCGTCCGCCAAGAGACCGTGCGTCTGCTGCTCGAGGCAGCGGCCGAGCCGGAGCCGCCCGACGTGGTTCTCATCCACGACGCGGCGCGGCCCTTTGTGCCGGCCACCGTCGTCGAGGCGGCCACCGAGGCGGCGAGAGAGACCGGCGCGGCCGTCGTCGCCGCGCCAACGACGGACACGATCGCCTCGGAGCAGGACGGATTCCTTGCGCGGGTGCTGTGTCGGACCAGACTGGTCAACATTCGAACACCGCAAGCGTTTCGTTTTGACCTGATCCGGGAGGCACACGCCCGGGCGTTCGCCGACGGCTTAGAGAACATGACGGATGACTCGGCCCTCGTGTTGCGGTTGGGCCAGCGCGTCGCCGTGGTAATGGGTCCCGCGACGAACATCAAGATCACGACCCCCCTCGATCTCGAGCTGGCGCGCCTCCTGATCGCCGGTGCGGACCGCTAAGCGGTCCGCCAAGTCTCTTGCCATTGCGCCCCCGACTCGGCACAGAACTTGGTAGCCTGTGCATGGAGTCTGTCCCAGCGGGATCCCAAAGGCCTGTGCAGTGCCACAGACAGAGCAGACCTCAGAGAAGACGCTTGTCGTCGTCGCGCCACCCGGCGCTGAACGTTCGATCTGGGAGGCGGCTCTTGCCGCCGGCGGCTGGGCCGTGGTGTGCTTCGACGCGGCGGGTCCGGCCATCCGGCGGTTGAACCATGGCCAGCCGGACGTGCTGGTGGCTGAGATTGGGCTGCGTCCGGCGGGTGGCCTGGAGTTACTGCGGCTCGTCAAGGCTAAGTGGCCTGGTGTTCACGTCATCTGCACGGCCGGGCAGCATCGGATCGCCGACGTGCTCGAGTGTCTGCGCGGGGGCGCAGCCGACTACCTGTGCCAACCGGTCGAGGCGGACCAGCTTGTCGCTGCCGTCGAGGAGACTTGCCGGGCCAAGCCCGACGAGGAGCGAATCCAAATCGAGATGGGAGAGAAGGGCTGGATTCAGCTCCGCATGCCGTCGTCCGAGCACTCGATGCAACGACTCGACAAGTTTTTCAGGACGCTCTACTTGACAGAGGTGGCGCCCGACACGCTTGAAGAGATCAGCCTCTGTTTTACTGAGATCGTAAGAAACGCCATCGAGTGGGGACATCGCTTCGATATCAGCAAACGGATTCTGATCAGCCACATGCTGTTTCAGGACGAGATTGTCTTCAAGGTCGAGGACACCGGTCAGGGATTCGAGATGGACCGGGTGTTCGCGCCGGCCGACGACCTGATGGCCATGGAGAGCGAGCGTGAGATCGCCGGCAAGCGCCCCGGCGGGCTCGGTCTTACCATGGTGGCGGGACTGATGGACTCGGTCATCTACAACCGGGCGGGCAACATGCTCGTCATGTCGAAGAAGCTCTACGATGTCGTGGATTGAGACCCTGACCCAGCGCGAGCCGGGTTTGGGGCAGATCGTCGAGGCCATAGAAGCTGTCGGCTCGCTGCCGACGATTCCGGCGATCGCCCAGCGGGCCATGGAACTGGCCCGGGATGAGACCGCCTCGATGCAGCAGATCGCCGCGGTGGT
This region of Verrucomicrobiota bacterium genomic DNA includes:
- a CDS encoding Cache 3/Cache 2 fusion domain-containing protein — encoded protein: MKLDLKKKISGLGIGLVLLTAAAIVSVVVMQKGVLGREVGKELDKFAESETSKIARDVYLMCRAHAEVVQQQVDSALEVSRDALQRTGNVTLSEETASWSVINQYDKAKTARQITLPKMLVGGQWLGQSTSFDQSVPVVDHVKDLVGGTCTIFQRMNGDGDMLRVATNVRTLDGTRAVGTYIPRTNPDGTPNPVISAVLRGETYRGRAYVVNAWYVTAYEPIWDAARQNVVGVLYVGVKQESVESLRQGIMDIVVGKTGYIYVLGGQGDQKGHYIISYRGERDGENIWDAKDSDGRLFIQSIVERGLKTGDGEVVFERYPWKNVGENTARMKLAAVTYFEPWDWVIGAGVYEDDFQDARLKVAAAMGRMTWWVVGIGLVVVVLATGLGYFVASGIAGPAKRITQVAKAMAAGDLKQRIEVQSRDEIGELAQALSDMLNGVIGRGESVIKGVSDPFFTTDTQLKITYINEAALGALGYKRDEVVGKMTCADVCRTDLCGTAQCTFKEVLSTQKPIVGRKVSVRTRQGEEVPGIVSCSVLKDLEGEAIGCMEIFRDTVRDVAAQKQVQQTSAQLSTGAEELSANAEQSRRGAEELASSATEAASAVQELNSSIVEVARNIEGQAASVTQTTAAVEQMTANIGQVAKNVESQSSAVAETTASVEELSKSVEQVAQSAKKASELSRNATQMAQNGRQAVNDTVEGMKAIAGSASKINDIIDVITGIADQTNLLALNAAIEAARAGEAGRGFAVVANEVKHLAEQSAQAAKEITGLIKDSTAKADHGVTLSNQVAEIIAQVVSAIEETAMMSQEIGSATDEQMRGMREIARAMDNLNKISHEVATAMDEQQRGAGEVAKAMDQINRVSQEVKVAMEQQSTGAQQIAKAVENVSSVAQETEAGARQALQATQNLSKEAQALDQLAGELTK
- a CDS encoding chemotaxis response regulator protein-glutamate methylesterase, whose translation is MGDPVRVLIVDDSSFMRKALSRLLSSDPAIEVIGTAPDGRFALRKIEQLRPDVVTLDVEMPGMDGITTLREIMRNQPVPVLMVSSLTQAGAAVTISALSLGAVDFVPKPSGQISLDIENARAEIIAKVKAVAKADLKNLAKGRIRAAAQVPKPVAVTAGWPTASVRPTGPVNRAVAIGVSTGGPQTLMGIVPRLPADLRAPVMIVQHMPEGFTRTFAERLDQSSALTVKEAEDGDHVSNGCAYLAPGGSHMTVTRERVIRISKEPYGTLHKPSVDVMMESVIDVFGSHAVGVLLTGMGKDGAESMAKLRRLGGRTIAESEETAVVYGMPREAVQLGGVEFVLPADRVADQLVALVD
- the ispD gene encoding 2-C-methyl-D-erythritol 4-phosphate cytidylyltransferase, which gives rise to MPGKRSVVGLVAAAGSGSRFGPARGVPKQFLDLGGEPVLVRSVRALLACEAVSRVVCAVADEWLDRASGIIEGAGLSALVRLVAGGSVRQETVRLLLEAAAEPEPPDVVLIHDAARPFVPATVVEAATEAARETGAAVVAAPTTDTIASEQDGFLARVLCRTRLVNIRTPQAFRFDLIREAHARAFADGLENMTDDSALVLRLGQRVAVVMGPATNIKITTPLDLELARLLIAGADR
- a CDS encoding response regulator, which produces MGSRILIVDDSRIVMSLHSYILENAGYTCEGAPNGYAALERLFTGRFDLVVTDVNMPRMDGYALIEKIREQPDLKSLPIIVISTEEEARDQQRGFEAGANVYIVKPAKPHELVTNVRMLLGEKADAPV
- a CDS encoding chemotaxis protein CheW encodes the protein MQTRGQTLACESQLVTFTLGSEEYGVDINKVREINRLTEITHVPKAPPFVEGLINLRGTVVPIIDLRKRFDIEPAGDEKQQRIIVVDIGGRTIGVIVDSVSEVLNLSAEAIDEVPATISSGVNQRFLTGVGKIGERLMLLLDLDSILSAEELGTLGTVA
- a CDS encoding ATP-binding protein; translated protein: MPQTEQTSEKTLVVVAPPGAERSIWEAALAAGGWAVVCFDAAGPAIRRLNHGQPDVLVAEIGLRPAGGLELLRLVKAKWPGVHVICTAGQHRIADVLECLRGGAADYLCQPVEADQLVAAVEETCRAKPDEERIQIEMGEKGWIQLRMPSSEHSMQRLDKFFRTLYLTEVAPDTLEEISLCFTEIVRNAIEWGHRFDISKRILISHMLFQDEIVFKVEDTGQGFEMDRVFAPADDLMAMESEREIAGKRPGGLGLTMVAGLMDSVIYNRAGNMLVMSKKLYDVVD
- a CDS encoding STAS domain-containing protein codes for the protein MHAVKKTDNVAVVTVDPALSVGDKEQIESLKQLCADLQADGYTRLVLDMSEVGHAPSLVLGNIIVLHKRIKMREGEVVILNPSPVLKRILSVTKMDQILRIYEDEAQAIRALAGST
- a CDS encoding protein-glutamate O-methyltransferase CheR; protein product: MDLLKRPFAQPVAVAGLPPPVFRRLRDIVYGHAGLFFEDSKQYFVEKRLERRMQDLRIVDPEEYLRRLEADLGRAELHNLIEELTVNETYFFRNVPQLEGFSTKVLPRLIAAKRQAGTRTLRIWSAACSTGEEPYTLAIILREALPDLTNWHVEVLGTDIDRNALRTAHRATYEARSVKDVPPDLLTRYFTVSDGKWQVAPEVTKLVSLQQVNLIDKHAMRRMSGFDVIFCRNVLIYFDDSSRRLTLGYFYDALNPGGYVFLGHSESVGRITAAFRIERLETFLCYSKQAM
- a CDS encoding HEAT repeat domain-containing protein, whose product is MKDKLLEQLASADETARRHAAKDLSEHGDESVVSALIHALSDPARAVCEAAVESLIAIGGAEVCHQTISLLYSDDARVRNYAIEVLEKVGDSDLDAIIMLLKDSNHDVRKFASDILGFLIEIGGEDAFLPLAETLDDNNVNVAAAAAEALGRLGNPKAIPFLVRHLCRESWMQCNCIGAIAEIGGEQARQALASISPHELNEEARYCLEVGRAAVCTEDANGLA
- a CDS encoding chemotaxis protein CheA, translating into MASSDPGFLGDPTLLLEFIAESQEHLDTVDEKLLEYERSPADPELINTIFRAIHSIKGAAGFFNLTAIAELSHKLETLLNELRNAKREPTPEIIDVLLSSADMLKRLVNELSANTDAQIDLLVGEDKAGLEHVMRRLGHVLDGTPSGASVGSPASPTGPASPPAGPSGSGQSNPAPLEDTMPRMLEEFRIEAAENLQAAEAALVKLERDRSNRELINCIFRSIHTIKGTADYLGFEVIRDFAHAYESLLDVLRHDVSIEVTDKTFDVCFESADYLKTACANPMTTPRPSPGLVERLHEQPAALGARAGSPPPPSAAACTDSVQVFLVSAGQQLSAMQACHQKILAGDTQKKVVEAYLRATRSLKAGAEFVGCAPVAEAAVKAGEILEIVHDGRLGFEKEFLELLDEYLGAVATGLDRLRSRGALDPIDAPPAVARPTLAPAETELAPTASVPPERGAASAPESTRDDAACANRITASSAEVATPKVQNVKTMRIEQDKLDTFMNLVGELIITKNTFAHIAKRIESNDFTDELLVEFKSGVFSINRISGDLQANVMDMRMVPVRNVFARFPRLVRDLTRKNGKRVNLVVHGEDTELDKGIAEDIGDPLVHIIRNAVDHGIESPEARRAAGKDETGAIVLRAAHEGNAIVIEITDDGAGIDPDKVRRKAVERGLVSADEADRLTDQDIIKLICRPGFSTAETVTDVSGRGVGMDVVNTNISKLSGTVRIESHVGEGTQIRIELPLTLAIIEALLVSAGGQDFAVPLDAVDETIRIPREQIQHLQGKEAILLRGEPIGLVHLRDLLQLERGTAANQSKLPVVVLSIGVQRIGVVVDELHDQEEIVIKPLDECLASIRGLGGASIMGDGRIVMILDPLEIVAMASGDRETAEGRRQRPF